From Candidatus Nezhaarchaeales archaeon, the proteins below share one genomic window:
- a CDS encoding helix-turn-helix domain-containing protein: MRVEKILLDPKKSLQLRALSHDIRLTLLYLIFREGPIKPSEIQEYIDIPSNKLAYHLGVLKDAGLVINRYVKRSKEGYSEYSCTDDAKRYLAALGVKAKTKETVAKKPKK, translated from the coding sequence GTGAGAGTTGAGAAGATCCTATTAGACCCAAAAAAATCCTTACAACTAAGGGCGCTTTCCCATGATATAAGGCTGACCTTGTTATACTTAATATTTCGAGAGGGACCCATAAAACCTAGTGAAATTCAAGAATACATTGATATTCCTTCAAATAAACTTGCTTATCATTTAGGAGTACTAAAAGATGCAGGATTAGTAATTAATCGGTACGTAAAGAGATCTAAAGAAGGATATTCTGAATATTCGTGTACTGATGACGCGAAGAGATATCTTGCAGCGCTAGGAGTCAAAGCAAAAACTAAAGAAACCGTAGCTAAGAAACCTAAAAAATAG